A DNA window from Chlamydiota bacterium contains the following coding sequences:
- a CDS encoding squalene/phytoene synthase family protein has translation MNIAESYRYCSSMARSQAKNFYTSFLFLPREKRNAISSVYAFMRACDDITDNGQSNEFRKKSLHQWKEKVKKFLEEGDLNHPIFPSLQDTIHQFKIPHSYFYEILEGVQMDLEPIRFSRFTELYPYCYKVASVVGLICLYIFRFKEASTLEHGEACGIAFQLTNILRDLKEDAEMGRIYLPQEDMTKFKYSENDLIHFKINENFIALMKFESERAESFYQKAAVLPERIDPDSQRAIKVMIGIYHGILKKIQAKNYDVLSERIRLSFWEKVKIVISNL, from the coding sequence ATGAATATTGCAGAGTCTTATCGTTACTGTTCTTCTATGGCCCGATCTCAAGCAAAGAATTTTTACACTTCTTTTCTCTTTCTACCTCGTGAAAAAAGAAACGCCATCTCTTCTGTTTATGCCTTTATGAGGGCCTGTGATGACATTACAGACAATGGTCAATCGAACGAATTTAGGAAAAAATCTCTTCATCAATGGAAAGAAAAAGTGAAAAAATTTCTTGAGGAAGGAGACTTAAACCATCCTATTTTTCCTAGCCTTCAGGATACAATCCATCAATTTAAAATTCCTCATTCTTATTTTTATGAAATTCTGGAAGGAGTTCAAATGGATCTTGAACCCATTCGATTCTCACGATTTACAGAGCTTTATCCCTATTGTTACAAGGTGGCATCCGTCGTGGGACTCATTTGCCTCTATATTTTTAGATTTAAAGAAGCCTCTACCCTCGAGCACGGTGAAGCCTGTGGCATTGCCTTTCAGCTCACAAATATTTTACGAGATTTGAAAGAAGATGCCGAAATGGGTCGCATTTATCTTCCCCAAGAAGATATGACAAAATTTAAATACAGTGAAAATGATTTAATCCATTTTAAGATCAATGAAAATTTTATAGCGTTGATGAAGTTTGAATCTGAGCGGGCTGAAAGTTTTTATCAAAAAGCGGCTGTCCTTCCAGAAAGAATTGATCCGGATAGCCAACGAGCGATCAAAGTGATGATTGGAATTTATCATGGCATCCTCAAAAAAATACAGGCGAAGAACTATGATGTTCTTTCAGAAAGAATTCGCTTAAGTTTTTGGGAGAAGGTAAAAATTGTTATTTCAAATCTTTAA
- a CDS encoding FAD-dependent oxidoreductase, with product MNPTQTVTVIGGGLSGLSTATRLAEKGLRVSVFEKRNTLGGRASSTWDPETHELIDNCQHVLLSSSTQLIDFYRRLQIESKITFHDEFLFIEPGGQTSKLTPSKWPFPFHLLPSFFNLKFLAPKDKWAILKALILMAFTSKRQLTYLHSISFLDWLKQHHQTNLAIERFWRVIVVSALNEDLKRVSAYYAFKIFRETFLKNKTGHQMGIPNVPLSEIYSKPVIEYLERCHGKVFFQKKAEKINIENNRVKEIIFKDGSVVQSDFYVLALPFYELLEILPRQVIEQNNLDPLRNLESSPITGIHLFFEEPITEIESAMLLDRKIQWVFNKTRNFKKWVGKGQYLQLVISASREFIPLSKKEVLELVMKELEEFFPKARKVKLKRAIVFKELYATFSPTPQCDTFRPEQKTKIANLWMVGDWTKTDWPATMESAVLSGNLAAEDMMNL from the coding sequence ATGAATCCAACTCAAACAGTTACCGTGATTGGAGGAGGTCTTTCAGGACTATCTACAGCTACCCGTTTGGCTGAAAAAGGCCTCCGTGTAAGCGTTTTCGAAAAGAGAAATACGCTGGGGGGAAGGGCGTCTTCAACCTGGGATCCCGAAACCCATGAGCTGATCGATAATTGCCAGCATGTTCTTTTGTCCTCCTCTACTCAGCTTATTGATTTTTACAGGCGCCTACAAATAGAATCCAAAATTACTTTTCACGACGAATTTCTTTTTATTGAGCCCGGCGGACAAACATCCAAACTCACCCCATCAAAATGGCCTTTTCCTTTTCATCTCCTTCCTTCTTTTTTTAACTTAAAATTTTTAGCACCCAAGGATAAATGGGCTATTTTAAAAGCCCTGATCCTGATGGCCTTCACTTCAAAACGTCAGCTTACTTACCTCCATTCGATTTCATTTTTAGACTGGTTGAAACAGCATCATCAAACGAATCTTGCCATCGAAAGGTTTTGGAGAGTGATTGTCGTCAGCGCTCTTAACGAAGATCTTAAACGCGTTTCAGCTTATTATGCCTTCAAAATTTTTAGAGAAACTTTCCTTAAAAATAAAACAGGACATCAAATGGGCATTCCAAATGTGCCTCTTTCTGAAATTTATTCAAAACCCGTCATTGAATATTTAGAAAGGTGTCATGGAAAGGTTTTTTTTCAGAAAAAAGCGGAAAAAATTAATATTGAAAACAATCGTGTTAAAGAAATCATCTTTAAAGATGGTTCCGTCGTTCAAAGTGATTTTTATGTTTTAGCCTTACCCTTTTATGAGCTGCTTGAGATTTTACCTCGACAAGTGATTGAACAAAATAACCTAGATCCACTTCGCAATTTAGAATCTTCTCCCATCACGGGAATCCATCTCTTTTTTGAGGAACCCATCACTGAGATTGAATCTGCCATGCTACTGGATCGAAAAATCCAATGGGTTTTTAATAAGACTAGAAATTTTAAGAAATGGGTAGGGAAGGGACAATATCTTCAACTCGTGATCAGTGCTTCTCGGGAATTTATTCCCCTGTCAAAAAAAGAAGTTCTGGAGCTAGTCATGAAAGAATTAGAAGAGTTTTTTCCAAAGGCGCGAAAAGTTAAATTAAAAAGAGCGATTGTCTTTAAAGAGCTTTATGCTACCTTTTCTCCGACCCCCCAATGTGATACCTTTCGACCTGAGCAAAAAACAAAAATCGCAAATCTTTGGATGGTTGGAGACTGGACTAAAACAGACTGGCCTGCGACCATGGAAAGTGCGGTCCTCAGCGGAAACCTTGCAGCGGAAGATATGATGAATTTGTAG